In the genome of Clostridia bacterium, the window AAGCTCGAAGCTATCCGTCTGCAATGCCTTATGCCGGTACCAGCGAACACCTGTGAATGCCGACGCATCCATCTCTCGGAATACAGCCTCTACCGATGCAGCGTCCATCCCATCCCTCCTAGCCTGAGACGAAATGGACCCGGACGCGCCTCGCTCAACGCGCGGGCGCACCCGGGTCCGATAACCGTCCAGTCGTGCATTGCGGGCTTACGAACCTATACCCCCAAGGCCTCTGCGATCGTCGAGCCCAATCGGTGCATGCCCTCATCGATCGCCTCGATGCTGGCATTCGTGAAATTGAGCCTCATCGTGTTTCTCCCGGAACCATCAGCGTAGAACGGAGAGCCTGGTATGAACGCCACCTTTCTCTCAGTCGCACGCTCAAGTAGGAGCGTAGTATCGATAGACTCGGGAAGCTCCACCCAGATGAAGAGGCCGCCGTCTGGCCTTGTGAACTTGGCGCCCTTCGGGAAATGCCTCTCGATTGCCCTGATCATCGCGTCACGCTTGACCCTGTAACCCTGTCTTGTCGCGTCGATGTGCGGCACTAGCTTGCCACGGTTACAGAATTCATAGACAAGACGCTGTGACAGATTGCTCGTGTGCACATCGGTGGCCTGCTTGCCGATGGTGAGCTTCCTGAACACGTCAGGCGCTGCAGCAGCGTAGCCCACGCGGAGCCCTGGAGATATCACCTTAGAGAAACTGCCCAGGAACACCACGAAGCCTTCCTTGTCGAAGCTGGCGATGGATGGCAGAGCCATCCCGTCATACCGGAGTGCCGCATAAGGGTCGTCTTCCACGACCGCCACCCGGCGCCTCGCCGCAATCTCGGCGACGGCTCTGCGTCTTTCGAGCGAGAGCGTGACGCCAGTCGGGTTTTGGAACGTTGGAACCACGTAGATGACCTTGGGGCGATAGCGAACGACGGCGGCCTCGAGTGACTCCGGGATCATCCCGTCTCCATCGGAGTCCACAAAGCCGAACCTGGCCTCGTAGGATCTGAATATGTGGAGTGCCGCTAGGTAGGTGGGCCGCTCGACGATTACGTAGTCCCCGGGGTTTATGAACACCTTCGCCGACAGATCGATGCCCTGCTGAGCGCCTGAGATGACCAGAACCTGCTCCGCACCAACATGAATGCCGCGCTCGGCCAGAGAGGCCGCGATCAGCTGCCTGAGAGGCCCGTAGCCCTCCGTTGTGGAATACTGCAGCACCTGTTTACCTGAAGTCCGCAGAATCTCATCAGACAGCTGCCTTATGTCCTCGGCGGGAAGCGCATCTGGCGATGGCATTCCGCCTGCGAAGGATATGATGTCCGGCTTGTCGGTGATCTTGAGAATCTCTCGGATCACGTTCCCGCTGAGGTTCTGCACTCTAGTAGCGAACGCGGAGTTCTCCAATGGATCATCACTCCCCCTTGCCACTCGGCGTGTTCGGCTCTACCGTACTGTATATTCCTCAGTTGCCCAAAGATCCCTGCTTCGCCAGGTAAGCCCGGGCAGCTGCCCTACCTGCCCTGAGTGCCTTCAGGTTAGCCTCGGTCGTGCCCTTGGGAACGCGCCGGGCCACCGCTTTCTCAAGAGAATCAGCCGATACGAGCTTGGCCACTTCGTTAAGGATGCCGAGGGCGACTATGTTAGCCATAATCGGCCTGCCGGTGGTCTCGACAGAGATATCAGTAATGGGGAACCCATGAACTACACCGCGGTTTGCCGGCACGGCCGCCACAAGCCCTGAATCTACTATCACGATGCCGCCAGCCTCGATGGTGCAAGCATAACGGGCACAGGCGGCGTCTGACATCAGCACCAGGATCTCTGGCTTGGTCACCTTGGGATAGTCGATGGGCTCATCAGCTATGACAACCTCCGCCTTCGAAGCTCCGCCACGGGCTTCCGGCCCGTAGCTCTGCGTCTGTACAACCTCGTGCCCGTCGAGCATACCGGCTTCAGCCAGGATTATCCCTGCCAGGATCAGACCCTGCCCTCCGAAACCCGACAGTCTCAATTCCCGTCTCACTTCCCGGCCGCCTCCTTCGCTCTTTCCATAACCTTCGCGTACAGCTCGGTGTACTCAGGCGCATTCCCGCGATACAGCTCTCCTATGACGATCTTGCCCGCGAGTTCCGCCGGATCGAGCTTGGCAGCGGCGGCCATGGTGACAGAGTTCTTCTTGAACCACTCGATCATCTCCACTGGTCCGCCCATCTTGTTCTTTCTTCCGAAGTAGGTCGGGCACTGGGTGGGCGCCTCCACAAAAGCGAACCCCGGAGTCTCTATCGCATGCTCGATATATGTGGAAAGCTGCCTCGCGTGGGCGGTGGTCGCCCGGGCCACGTAGTTCGCACCGCAGGCGCGCACCAGCTCACACAGATCGAAGTTCCGCTCGATATTGCCGTAGGGCGCTGTGGTGGCATACCTGCCAGACGGGGTCATCGGCGAGTACTGGCCGGAAGTCATGCCGTAGATTGAGTTGTTCATGCACACAACAGTGATGCCCATGTTGCGCCTGGCGGCGTGTATCAGGTGATTGCCTCCGATGGCAGATGCATCGCCGTCGCCAGTAAGCACTATCACGTGCAGATCAGGTTTTGCTATCTTGATCCCCGTAGCGAAGGCAATTGCCCTCCCGTGTGTCGTGTGAACGGTGTTGAAATCGATGTAGCCAGGCGCCCTCGATGCGCATCCAATCCCCGACACGACGCAAACATCGTCGTTGTCAAGATCCAACCTGGCGATGGCCCTGAGGACGGCGTTCAGGATGATCCCGTGGCCACATCCGGGGCACCAGATGTGTGGAAGAAACCGACTACGAAGATAACCATCTATCTCTCTGGCCACTGCCTACACCCCCTCTATTCGGGCAAGAATCTCCTCAGGAGCGATTGGCTCTCCATCGACCCTGGAGTAGCCGACGACCTCGCACTTTCCATTGGAGGCGCGCTGCACTTCCCTCACTAGCTGTCCCATGTTCATCTCCGGAACGATTATCCTGTCAACCCTGCTCGCGATGTCTTCGATGAGCGCATCCGGGAACGGCCAAATGGTCTTGGGCTGGAAGATGCCGGCCTTGATGCCCCGCTCCCTGGCAACTCTTACAGCGCACCGAGCGGACCGTGCAGTGAATCCGCAGGCAACAACGGCGGTCTTCGCGTCATCGATGAACTCGCTAGCAGTGAATGTGATCTCCTTCACCCTCGATTCCACTTTCGCATGCAGTCGTCTGATCAAATAGTCGACTTTCGCAGGCGAACTCGTGGGGAAACCGGTCTCATCGTGGTAGAGCCCTGTCACGTGCCAGCGGTACCCGGACCCGAAATCCGCCATGGGAGGCACGCCATCAGGGTCCGCCAGGTACGGCAGATACTCCGCCGGCGGCATCTGGGGACGCGGCCGGTTTTCGGCAACCACGTCCGACGCGCACGGGATGACTACCCTCTCCCTCATGTGAGCGATGACCTCGTCCATTAGGAGGATCACAGGCACACGCAGCCGCTCAGAGATGCTGACTGCCTTCACTGTAAGATCGAACGTCTCGGAAACACTGGACGGATACAGCGCGACGATGGGGTGATCGCCATGAGTCCCCCATCTGGCCTGCTGCAAATCGCCTTGAGCTGGAGATGTGGGAAGCCCAGTGCTAGGGCCGGTCCGTTGCACGTTGACTACGACGCATGGGACCTCTGTGAACGACGCGAATCCGATGTTCTCCTGCTTAAGAGAGAATCCAGGGCCTGAAGTGGCCGTCATGACCTTAAGCCCCGCGAGAGACGCGCCGACGATAGCAGCCATACTGGCGATCTCGTCTTCCATTTGGATGAACTTGCCGCCAACCTGCGGCAGACGTTCGGATAGGATCTCGGCGATTTCCGTGGACGGGGTTATGGGGTAACCCGCGAAAAACCGCACGCCTGCGAGCAATGCAGCCTCCGCGCAGCTCTCATTGCCCTGAAGGAGCCTTACACCGGTGTTGCACTTATCTGGCACCAACAGCCTCCCCCTTCCCCTGCGCCGGTCCTCGCGACCGTGATGCGACTACTCGCACCGCTAGGTCCGGGCACATGATCTCGCACATCTCGCACTTGATGCAGTCTTCGGGTCTTGCCACAACAGCCTTCCCGCCCGGACCTGCTTCGAGAACCTTCTTTGGGCACATGGCGATGCATATCCCGCATGCCTTGCACCACTCCGTCCTCACCACGACCGGGGTCTCGGGGCACTCTGGCGAACTCATGGACTCCCCTCCACATCACTTGGTTAGTGAGCAGAGAATGTCTGCTCCCGTCTGGGACCTACCGAAACAAGCCCTATGCGCGCCCCACACAGCTCCTCGATTCTGCGAAGGTACGCCATGGCTGGCGCGGGCAAGTCCGCTGACGACCTCACGTTGGAAATATCGCTGCACCAGCCCTCGTGCTCTTCATATATGGGCGTCACATGCCCCATCAGTGCAGGAGGGGGTGGAGTATCACGTATCACTTCGCCATCCCGCGTGTTTACCCTGTAGGCCGTCGCCATCTTCAGCCTCTCAATTCCGCCCATAACATCGAGTTTAGTCACAGCGATATCGGTGAAGCCCGAAAGCCCTGAGCTGTATCTCACCGCGACTGCATCGAACCATCCGCATCTTCGGGGCCTGCCAGTGGTCGCACCGTACTCCCCGCCCACCCGGCGGAGCCGCTCACCCATCTCGTCGTTGAGTTCAGTGGGCATCGGCCCCTCGCCCACACAGGTGGAATACGCCTTCACCACGCCAACCACCCTGGTGATCAGTGCCGGCGGGATGCCCGCCCCCACGGAAGCTCCGCCAGCTATCGGGTTTGAGGACGTTACATACGGATAGGCGCCCCAGTCAAGATCCCTCATGGCGCCGAGCTGCCCCTCAAGCAGGATTCTGTCGCCTCGTCCCATGGCTTTGCGCACTTCGGCATAGCAGTCTACCACATGAGGCCTTACGGCCTTCAACGCCGGCCAGACCTGATCCAGCACATCGTCTGCCGACAACGCCTCAGCCCCGTACAGCTCTGAGAGGATCAGGTTCACTCTCTCCACGTTCACCCTTACGCGCTCAGCGAAGTAGTCCTGGTCCAGCGAATCGAACACCTGAATGCCAAAACGCCCCACCTTGTCGGCATAGGCCGGCCCGATTCCCCTCATTGTGGTCCCTATTTTGGATTTCCTGAAGGATTCCTCCGCTCTATCCAGGGCCACATGGTATGGCATCACCAGGTGAGCGCGATCAGCCACCATCAGC includes:
- a CDS encoding PLP-dependent aminotransferase family protein — encoded protein: MENSAFATRVQNLSGNVIREILKITDKPDIISFAGGMPSPDALPAEDIRQLSDEILRTSGKQVLQYSTTEGYGPLRQLIAASLAERGIHVGAEQVLVISGAQQGIDLSAKVFINPGDYVIVERPTYLAALHIFRSYEARFGFVDSDGDGMIPESLEAAVVRYRPKVIYVVPTFQNPTGVTLSLERRRAVAEIAARRRVAVVEDDPYAALRYDGMALPSIASFDKEGFVVFLGSFSKVISPGLRVGYAAAAPDVFRKLTIGKQATDVHTSNLSQRLVYEFCNRGKLVPHIDATRQGYRVKRDAMIRAIERHFPKGAKFTRPDGGLFIWVELPESIDTTLLLERATERKVAFIPGSPFYADGSGRNTMRLNFTNASIEAIDEGMHRLGSTIAEALGV
- a CDS encoding 2-oxoacid:acceptor oxidoreductase family protein, translating into MRRELRLSGFGGQGLILAGIILAEAGMLDGHEVVQTQSYGPEARGGASKAEVVIADEPIDYPKVTKPEILVLMSDAACARYACTIEAGGIVIVDSGLVAAVPANRGVVHGFPITDISVETTGRPIMANIVALGILNEVAKLVSADSLEKAVARRVPKGTTEANLKALRAGRAAARAYLAKQGSLGN
- a CDS encoding 2-oxoacid:ferredoxin oxidoreductase subunit beta, with the translated sequence MAREIDGYLRSRFLPHIWCPGCGHGIILNAVLRAIARLDLDNDDVCVVSGIGCASRAPGYIDFNTVHTTHGRAIAFATGIKIAKPDLHVIVLTGDGDASAIGGNHLIHAARRNMGITVVCMNNSIYGMTSGQYSPMTPSGRYATTAPYGNIERNFDLCELVRACGANYVARATTAHARQLSTYIEHAIETPGFAFVEAPTQCPTYFGRKNKMGGPVEMIEWFKKNSVTMAAAAKLDPAELAGKIVIGELYRGNAPEYTELYAKVMERAKEAAGK
- a CDS encoding 2-oxoacid:acceptor oxidoreductase subunit alpha; its protein translation is MPDKCNTGVRLLQGNESCAEAALLAGVRFFAGYPITPSTEIAEILSERLPQVGGKFIQMEDEIASMAAIVGASLAGLKVMTATSGPGFSLKQENIGFASFTEVPCVVVNVQRTGPSTGLPTSPAQGDLQQARWGTHGDHPIVALYPSSVSETFDLTVKAVSISERLRVPVILLMDEVIAHMRERVVIPCASDVVAENRPRPQMPPAEYLPYLADPDGVPPMADFGSGYRWHVTGLYHDETGFPTSSPAKVDYLIRRLHAKVESRVKEITFTASEFIDDAKTAVVACGFTARSARCAVRVARERGIKAGIFQPKTIWPFPDALIEDIASRVDRIIVPEMNMGQLVREVQRASNGKCEVVGYSRVDGEPIAPEEILARIEGV
- a CDS encoding 4Fe-4S binding protein; translated protein: MSSPECPETPVVVRTEWCKACGICIAMCPKKVLEAGPGGKAVVARPEDCIKCEMCEIMCPDLAVRVVASRSRGPAQGKGEAVGAR
- a CDS encoding adenylosuccinate synthase, producing MAITAVLGAQWGDEGKGKIVDYLATDSDMVIRFQGGDNAGHTVINEYGEFRLHLIPSGIFNPDTSCLIGTGVVVNPISLVNEMNSLAGAHVGLDRLMVADRAHLVMPYHVALDRAEESFRKSKIGTTMRGIGPAYADKVGRFGIQVFDSLDQDYFAERVRVNVERVNLILSELYGAEALSADDVLDQVWPALKAVRPHVVDCYAEVRKAMGRGDRILLEGQLGAMRDLDWGAYPYVTSSNPIAGGASVGAGIPPALITRVVGVVKAYSTCVGEGPMPTELNDEMGERLRRVGGEYGATTGRPRRCGWFDAVAVRYSSGLSGFTDIAVTKLDVMGGIERLKMATAYRVNTRDGEVIRDTPPPPALMGHVTPIYEEHEGWCSDISNVRSSADLPAPAMAYLRRIEELCGARIGLVSVGPRREQTFSAH